A part of Tessaracoccus timonensis genomic DNA contains:
- a CDS encoding WhiB family transcriptional regulator: MLLDDDEGAYGWQAEALCAQTDPEAFFPEKGGSTREAKSVCQKCNVKEQCLEYALAHDERFGIWGGLSERERRKLKRAAV; encoded by the coding sequence ATGCTCTTGGACGACGACGAAGGCGCCTACGGTTGGCAGGCGGAGGCCTTGTGCGCCCAAACGGATCCTGAGGCCTTCTTCCCTGAAAAGGGTGGCTCCACGCGCGAAGCGAAGAGTGTGTGCCAGAAGTGCAACGTGAAGGAGCAGTGCCTCGAGTACGCCCTCGCGCACGATGAGCGCTTCGGCATCTGGGGTGGGCTCTCCGAGCGGGAACGACGTAAGCTCAAACGCGCAGCAGTCTAA
- a CDS encoding prolyl oligopeptidase family protein gives MYPAPRRDETIVDDIGGHTVADPYRWLENASPETEAFVEAQNALSRPNLDALPNRDAFERILHRVLSEPTRNCPVQRGGWLFAWHNDGDDQPRVVRARSFDDLETAETILDPNGGDGTTAIVQFAPNDDASLLAYAVSEAGSDWHTIRVLDLESLEDTGVEIRWTKWNMPAWLPGGRRFTYWAYPEPTGNALTDENAAGAMYAFDMDSRCSELYWQPDDPRTMPYRFPDDEWCLLFARRGMESRTRVFVRRHEDTELRLLIDGDGQWWPVAVRGRELICGTDEDAPRGRVVAVDLLDGSRRELVAERSDQTLLAFDATRTGYLAHWMVDAQSFVELLDLDGAPGDALPIGEGVSIAGLATHEDSDDVFLATSTFTDRGQRAHAVVDGATLVHWHTTRPDGQLSVPSRTRRIRVTSSDGVEVPAFVIEPDGTTDGPCPTLMWGYGGFNIPVMPDHTPIFAAWIAAGGTLVIPNLRGGGEFGEQWHEQGTKAHKQQVFDDLFAVAERIIADGVTTPSQLALHGRSNGGLLAAAGLTQRPDLWAAVLPSVGVLDMLRYHRFTIGWAWARDYGNPDDPGVAEYLLRYSPLHNVRALKYPPTLITTADHDDRVVPAHSYKFAAELQHTGEGGPFWLSVDTRAGHGTGKPKHAQLREYTDQLAFAAAHVGLTPR, from the coding sequence ATGTACCCAGCCCCCAGACGCGACGAGACGATAGTTGACGACATCGGCGGGCACACCGTCGCAGATCCATACCGGTGGCTCGAGAACGCTTCGCCGGAGACGGAGGCCTTCGTCGAGGCGCAAAACGCGTTGTCGCGCCCCAACCTCGACGCGCTGCCGAACCGTGACGCGTTCGAGCGCATCCTCCACCGCGTGCTGTCGGAACCCACCCGCAACTGCCCGGTGCAGCGCGGCGGATGGCTGTTCGCGTGGCACAACGACGGCGACGACCAGCCCCGCGTCGTGCGCGCCCGCAGCTTCGACGACTTGGAAACCGCCGAGACCATCCTCGACCCCAACGGCGGCGACGGCACCACCGCCATCGTGCAGTTCGCGCCCAACGACGACGCCTCGCTCTTGGCCTATGCCGTCTCGGAGGCCGGCTCCGACTGGCACACCATCCGAGTGCTCGACCTCGAGTCGCTCGAAGACACCGGCGTCGAGATCCGCTGGACGAAATGGAACATGCCCGCCTGGCTCCCCGGTGGCAGGCGCTTCACCTACTGGGCCTACCCGGAGCCGACCGGCAACGCGCTCACCGACGAGAACGCCGCCGGTGCCATGTACGCCTTCGACATGGATTCGCGTTGCAGCGAGCTGTACTGGCAGCCCGACGACCCCCGAACCATGCCGTACCGCTTCCCCGACGACGAGTGGTGCCTGCTGTTTGCGCGTCGAGGCATGGAATCGCGCACGCGAGTGTTTGTGCGACGACACGAGGACACCGAACTGCGGCTCCTCATCGACGGCGATGGCCAGTGGTGGCCGGTCGCGGTGCGCGGGCGCGAGCTCATCTGCGGCACCGACGAAGACGCGCCGCGTGGCCGGGTGGTGGCCGTCGACCTCCTCGATGGTTCCAGGCGCGAACTCGTGGCCGAGCGTTCAGACCAGACGCTGCTCGCCTTCGACGCCACCCGCACCGGCTACCTCGCGCACTGGATGGTGGACGCGCAGTCGTTCGTCGAACTGCTCGACCTCGACGGCGCGCCCGGCGATGCGCTGCCGATCGGCGAGGGCGTCAGCATCGCGGGGCTCGCAACACACGAAGACTCCGACGACGTGTTCCTCGCCACGTCCACGTTCACCGACCGAGGGCAGCGGGCGCACGCCGTCGTCGACGGAGCCACACTCGTCCACTGGCACACCACAAGGCCAGATGGGCAGCTCTCCGTTCCCAGCCGCACGCGCCGCATCCGCGTGACGTCGAGCGATGGTGTCGAGGTGCCGGCCTTCGTCATCGAACCCGACGGGACCACCGACGGCCCGTGCCCGACGCTGATGTGGGGCTACGGCGGATTCAACATCCCCGTCATGCCAGACCACACACCCATCTTCGCGGCCTGGATTGCCGCAGGTGGCACCCTCGTCATCCCCAACCTGCGCGGCGGCGGAGAATTCGGGGAACAGTGGCATGAGCAGGGCACGAAGGCACACAAACAGCAGGTGTTCGACGACCTCTTCGCGGTAGCCGAGCGCATCATCGCCGACGGGGTGACCACGCCGTCGCAGCTCGCCTTGCACGGGCGATCCAACGGCGGGCTGCTGGCAGCCGCCGGGCTGACGCAGCGCCCCGATCTGTGGGCGGCCGTGCTGCCGAGTGTCGGGGTGCTCGACATGTTGCGCTACCACCGTTTCACCATCGGCTGGGCCTGGGCGAGGGACTACGGCAACCCCGACGATCCCGGCGTCGCGGAGTACTTACTGCGGTATTCGCCGCTGCACAACGTGCGCGCCCTCAAATACCCGCCGACGCTCATCACGACGGCCGATCACGACGACCGCGTGGTTCCGGCGCACTCCTACAAGTTCGCCGCCGAGCTTCAGCACACGGGCGAGGGTGGGCCGTTCTGGCTGAGCGTCGATACGCGCGCCGGCCACGGCACGGGCAAACCGAAGCACGCCCAGCTGCGCGAATACACCGACCAACTCGCCTTCGCCGCAGCCCACGTCGGGCTCACGCCTCGCTGA
- a CDS encoding glycosyltransferase family 2 protein, with amino-acid sequence MDTVASMDVSVVMPVRNEEAHLEAAVERVLQQDRDGQLEIIIAVGPSEDRTEAIAAALAEKHGEVTVVDNPTGYTPAGLNIAIAAAQYDVIVRVDGHGELSDGYIVKAVQLLEETGAANVGGVMDAHGRTPLERAIAAAYNSPYGLGGGGFHVKDTPAGPAQTVFLGVFRRDALESVGGFDESLHRAQDWELNYRLRKAGFRIWFSPELRVVYRPRSTYKALAQQFYRTGSWRREIIRRYPETASVRYLAPPIAVAGFAGGLLGGLVGLLARNRYLTFLLLAPAVYTLFLLVATLRIDADLQAKLRLPLVLAVMHGCWGAGFMRSTPA; translated from the coding sequence CTGGATACAGTGGCGAGTATGGATGTCAGCGTCGTGATGCCGGTGCGTAACGAAGAAGCGCACCTGGAGGCCGCCGTCGAGCGTGTGCTACAACAAGACAGGGACGGCCAGCTGGAAATCATCATCGCCGTCGGGCCTTCGGAGGATCGCACGGAAGCCATCGCCGCCGCGCTGGCTGAGAAGCACGGGGAAGTCACCGTCGTCGACAACCCGACGGGGTATACGCCGGCGGGGCTGAACATCGCCATCGCCGCAGCGCAGTACGACGTCATCGTGCGCGTCGACGGACACGGTGAGCTGAGCGACGGCTACATCGTCAAGGCGGTACAGCTTCTGGAAGAAACGGGGGCGGCCAACGTCGGAGGGGTCATGGATGCCCACGGGCGCACCCCGCTCGAGCGCGCTATCGCGGCAGCGTACAACTCGCCGTATGGCCTGGGCGGCGGCGGGTTCCACGTGAAAGACACCCCTGCTGGGCCGGCTCAGACCGTATTCCTCGGCGTGTTCCGTCGGGATGCGTTGGAATCGGTGGGCGGCTTCGACGAGTCGTTGCACCGCGCGCAAGATTGGGAGCTGAACTACCGCCTGCGCAAGGCTGGCTTCCGCATTTGGTTTTCGCCCGAGCTGCGAGTGGTGTACCGGCCGCGCTCGACGTACAAGGCGCTCGCGCAACAGTTCTACCGCACGGGCAGCTGGCGTCGAGAGATCATCCGTCGCTATCCAGAAACCGCATCTGTGCGCTACCTCGCCCCGCCCATCGCTGTCGCTGGCTTCGCCGGGGGGCTGCTGGGCGGGCTCGTTGGCTTGCTCGCGCGCAACCGGTACCTCACCTTCCTGCTGCTCGCGCCTGCCGTCTACACGCTGTTTCTGCTCGTGGCGACGCTGCGCATCGACGCCGACCTCCAGGCAAAGCTTCGCCTCCCGCTCGTGCTCGCAGTGATGCACGGGTGCTGGGGCGCCGGCTTCATGCGCTCAACCCCTGCGTGA
- a CDS encoding glycosyltransferase, whose translation MSEAEEGQRFKDLWAWADEDDAEFVPEPVHPDDVVAVMVVRDATSWLPQQLEALGAMTQRPGAVVAVDVASTDESPELLRAAVDEGVIDKVVSVERECGFADAVAAGIDGEPAWIWVLHDDSEPDPTALAELLAIAPTADLLFPKLIEPRRRNYPDIIAECGQSMTKGGRRVGIPEEGDVDQRQLEPGATLGGSTAGMLVRGELWRELDGLAPELPGHRDGVDLGWRANIAGWRVVTAPTATLVHREASMAGERPVAHHPHFDDRLAALRVASVHGAGSMRLRLGSWCRAVGFLLAKSPGHARAELRAHRRFASTRDVTRALRERMPEGDASAVDDLLPARGWGLRKAVDSVGSAVAGRYRDFTSDTSLDELTSDEFSTHDAAPRPLIAPGLLLVLAFLLAGVGASWRLWGGADVAGGGMLPAPASLTGAWQAFLREANPALGLGALTSTILGGQPWLANFVAVLLGPLFAALAANSLGRQLGVRPGIAAAAAGVWGAAVLVLGLPSGGDVSGLVVAIVGPLVVKQIHRVVVDRSEGAERLRAPAVGAFWLFVLAAFWPPALVLATLAVAVGIGLRRVRGVPGATFVVPVWLLFLPWLGHLVRFPGRILTGIDPLAWPDFPPAGWALLAGRLMPAGIPVWLSVGFFVGLALLATWGLLRIPQSARRWGVAAAIVVPLVAGVGLSRLALTIDGGQTRALLSPWALLTVAGLIAAMVLAERPRVAEHPRAVTVVGSGVLAAVVLGAWPYIGLQGPVTTEGGALPGYVRNVLSSPRDSRALLIEKSGDVLEWNVADATHPQWGSAERTPGGELGDEFEQLVQAFAGDQVPDNLAQQLQQVAVSHVWLRGFSSDELLAVGNAEGLTSAPSDDATVFTVTGLVSRAVIEDGESRVPVVEGKIPSGDASRRLVIADPDVAEVRVADTRLKRVDGELPTFELGELRGGLEYSAGRRWVAVGWMAFVLLGLGLLAVPTMQPRAGARRAGEDER comes from the coding sequence ATGAGCGAAGCCGAGGAAGGGCAGCGCTTCAAAGATCTTTGGGCGTGGGCCGACGAGGACGACGCGGAGTTCGTCCCTGAGCCAGTACATCCCGACGACGTCGTAGCCGTGATGGTGGTGCGCGACGCCACGTCGTGGCTACCCCAACAGCTCGAGGCGCTCGGCGCCATGACGCAGCGCCCGGGTGCCGTCGTCGCCGTGGATGTTGCGTCGACGGATGAATCGCCCGAGCTGTTGCGCGCCGCCGTGGATGAGGGCGTCATCGACAAGGTGGTCTCCGTCGAGCGCGAGTGCGGCTTCGCGGATGCCGTCGCCGCTGGCATCGATGGCGAACCGGCCTGGATCTGGGTGCTGCACGACGATTCCGAACCCGACCCGACAGCGCTGGCCGAACTGCTCGCGATCGCGCCCACCGCCGACCTCTTGTTCCCCAAACTGATCGAGCCCAGGCGGCGCAACTACCCAGACATCATCGCCGAGTGTGGGCAGTCGATGACCAAGGGCGGGCGCCGCGTCGGCATCCCCGAGGAAGGTGACGTCGATCAGCGTCAGCTCGAACCAGGGGCCACCTTGGGCGGTTCCACGGCCGGCATGCTGGTGCGCGGCGAGTTGTGGCGCGAACTCGACGGGCTCGCGCCCGAACTGCCCGGGCACCGCGACGGCGTAGACCTCGGCTGGCGCGCCAACATCGCCGGCTGGCGCGTGGTGACGGCGCCGACCGCGACACTCGTACACCGGGAGGCGTCGATGGCCGGCGAGCGCCCCGTCGCTCACCATCCGCACTTCGACGATCGCCTCGCGGCCCTACGCGTCGCCAGCGTGCACGGTGCTGGGTCGATGCGGCTGCGGTTGGGCAGCTGGTGCCGCGCCGTCGGATTCCTACTCGCCAAATCACCTGGCCACGCCCGCGCGGAGTTGCGTGCACACCGCCGGTTCGCATCCACCCGCGACGTCACCCGCGCCCTTCGTGAACGCATGCCGGAGGGCGACGCCTCCGCCGTGGACGACCTGCTGCCCGCCAGGGGCTGGGGCCTGCGCAAGGCCGTCGACTCCGTGGGCAGCGCGGTGGCCGGGCGCTACCGCGACTTCACCTCCGACACTTCCCTCGACGAGCTCACCTCCGACGAATTCAGCACCCACGACGCCGCCCCACGCCCGCTGATCGCTCCTGGGCTATTGCTGGTGCTCGCGTTCCTGCTCGCCGGCGTCGGAGCGAGCTGGCGGCTGTGGGGCGGCGCCGACGTAGCAGGCGGCGGCATGCTGCCCGCCCCAGCCAGCCTCACCGGCGCCTGGCAGGCGTTCCTGCGCGAGGCGAATCCGGCACTCGGGTTGGGCGCACTGACGAGCACCATCCTCGGCGGCCAGCCGTGGCTGGCGAATTTCGTCGCGGTGCTGCTTGGTCCGCTGTTCGCGGCGCTCGCGGCGAACTCGCTCGGGCGGCAGCTCGGGGTGCGCCCGGGCATTGCGGCGGCCGCTGCCGGGGTGTGGGGTGCTGCGGTGCTGGTGCTTGGTCTGCCGTCGGGTGGTGACGTGAGCGGCCTGGTGGTGGCCATCGTCGGGCCGCTCGTGGTGAAGCAGATCCACCGGGTGGTTGTTGATCGCTCCGAGGGGGCTGAGCGCCTGCGCGCGCCCGCCGTCGGGGCGTTCTGGTTGTTTGTGCTCGCGGCGTTCTGGCCGCCGGCGCTGGTGCTGGCGACGCTCGCCGTCGCGGTGGGCATCGGCTTGCGGCGTGTGCGCGGCGTGCCGGGCGCGACGTTCGTCGTGCCCGTATGGCTGCTGTTCCTGCCCTGGCTAGGGCATCTCGTGCGGTTCCCAGGGCGCATACTCACTGGCATCGACCCGCTCGCCTGGCCCGACTTCCCGCCCGCCGGGTGGGCGTTGCTGGCCGGGCGCCTCATGCCCGCCGGCATCCCGGTGTGGCTGAGCGTTGGGTTCTTCGTCGGGCTGGCGCTGCTGGCGACGTGGGGGCTGCTGCGCATTCCGCAGTCGGCCCGACGGTGGGGCGTCGCCGCGGCGATCGTCGTGCCGTTGGTGGCTGGCGTGGGGCTCTCGCGTCTGGCGCTCACCATCGACGGTGGTCAGACGCGTGCGCTGCTGTCGCCCTGGGCGCTGCTCACCGTCGCGGGGTTGATTGCGGCCATGGTGCTTGCCGAGCGCCCGCGCGTCGCAGAGCATCCGCGCGCGGTTACCGTCGTGGGCTCCGGTGTGCTTGCCGCAGTGGTGCTGGGAGCGTGGCCGTACATCGGCTTGCAGGGGCCTGTCACCACCGAGGGAGGAGCGCTGCCTGGGTACGTGCGCAACGTGCTCTCCTCACCGCGGGACAGTCGCGCCTTGTTGATCGAGAAGTCGGGCGACGTCTTGGAATGGAACGTCGCCGATGCCACCCATCCGCAGTGGGGCAGCGCTGAGCGCACCCCGGGCGGCGAGCTCGGGGACGAATTCGAGCAGCTGGTGCAGGCCTTCGCCGGCGACCAAGTGCCCGACAACCTCGCCCAGCAGCTGCAGCAGGTCGCCGTCTCGCACGTGTGGCTGCGCGGGTTTTCCTCCGACGAGCTCCTCGCGGTCGGTAACGCGGAGGGCCTCACCAGCGCCCCGAGCGACGACGCCACCGTGTTCACCGTCACCGGCCTGGTGAGCCGGGCGGTCATCGAGGACGGCGAGTCGCGCGTGCCCGTCGTCGAGGGCAAGATTCCATCTGGCGACGCATCCAGGCGCCTCGTCATCGCCGACCCCGACGTCGCCGAGGTGCGCGTCGCCGACACGCGGCTGAAGCGCGTCGATGGTGAGCTGCCCACTTTCGAGCTTGGTGAGCTGCGCGGTGGGCTCGAGTACTCCGCTGGGCGCCGCTGGGTTGCCGTCGGGTGGATGGCGTTCGTGCTGCTCGGGTTGGGGTTGCTGGCGGTGCCGACGATGCAACCGCGCGCGGGTGCCCGTCGGGCTGGGGAGGATGAACGATGA
- a CDS encoding LCP family protein produces MTDAQAEVERVRLRRSIGFLLFSAVLPGSVQRYAGNRRVGVIAARVLAGLLVLVVAVGLAALVAPGATVGFFLTPWVTVMCRVVLWLLFIGWVALLIDSWRLSRPMELPQRTRLAMTLTVVVLVVVMGLVTNFVAGAFAAAGNVGSVLPGGGDTEKKAGRYNIMLLGVDASDERIGVRADSINVASIDAETGQTVIFGLPRNMQGVPFPEGSPMHAIYPDGFRCENNECMLNAVWTSAEEHADQFPEGTNVGLAATKAAVGETLGLDINYYALVDMHGFSSIIDAMGGIDLDVMKRIPIGGGSSPVYDYIEPGKGVHLDGKRALWFARSRHGSSDYERMQRQKCVMSAMVSQLDPQVVATRFVELSEAGKDLLLTDVPRDQIVELAGLALEARNQQIASVNFMPPLIPDTAHPDFGLIRKTVTESIAAAEQADEARNSAKPAAPSPQPSESAAPSTQPSTSTPAPTPSATVESDDEAYTAGQSTDDLQSVCSVS; encoded by the coding sequence GTGACCGACGCCCAAGCCGAGGTGGAACGCGTTCGCCTGCGCAGATCGATCGGTTTTCTCCTGTTCTCCGCAGTGCTGCCGGGCTCCGTGCAGCGCTACGCCGGCAACCGTCGAGTGGGAGTGATCGCGGCACGCGTGCTCGCGGGCTTGCTCGTGCTGGTCGTCGCCGTCGGCTTGGCGGCGCTCGTTGCACCTGGGGCTACCGTCGGGTTCTTCCTCACACCGTGGGTCACGGTGATGTGCCGGGTGGTGCTCTGGCTGCTGTTCATCGGCTGGGTCGCGCTGTTGATCGACTCCTGGCGCCTGTCACGCCCGATGGAGCTGCCGCAGCGAACACGCCTTGCCATGACACTCACGGTCGTGGTGCTGGTCGTGGTGATGGGGTTGGTGACGAACTTCGTCGCGGGGGCGTTTGCGGCCGCGGGCAACGTCGGCTCGGTGCTGCCGGGAGGCGGGGACACCGAGAAGAAAGCCGGCCGCTACAACATCATGCTGCTGGGCGTCGATGCATCCGACGAGCGCATCGGGGTGCGCGCGGATTCCATCAACGTGGCATCGATCGACGCGGAAACGGGCCAGACAGTGATCTTCGGGCTGCCCCGGAACATGCAGGGCGTGCCATTTCCGGAGGGTTCCCCCATGCACGCGATCTACCCCGACGGGTTCCGGTGCGAGAACAACGAGTGCATGCTCAACGCGGTCTGGACCAGCGCCGAGGAGCATGCCGACCAGTTCCCGGAGGGCACCAATGTCGGGCTGGCCGCCACGAAGGCGGCGGTGGGGGAGACGCTCGGCCTCGACATTAACTACTACGCGCTGGTGGACATGCACGGCTTCTCGTCGATCATCGACGCGATGGGCGGCATCGACCTTGACGTGATGAAGCGCATCCCCATCGGCGGCGGTAGCTCGCCGGTGTACGACTACATCGAGCCCGGCAAAGGCGTGCACCTCGACGGCAAACGCGCCCTGTGGTTCGCGCGCTCCAGGCACGGCTCGAGCGACTACGAGCGCATGCAGCGCCAGAAGTGCGTGATGAGCGCGATGGTGTCGCAGCTTGACCCGCAGGTGGTGGCTACCCGTTTCGTCGAACTCTCCGAAGCAGGCAAAGACCTCCTGCTCACCGACGTCCCGCGCGACCAGATCGTCGAGCTCGCCGGGCTCGCGCTGGAAGCGCGCAACCAGCAGATCGCCTCCGTGAACTTCATGCCCCCGCTCATCCCGGACACCGCCCACCCCGATTTCGGTCTGATCCGTAAGACGGTTACAGAGTCCATCGCTGCTGCAGAGCAGGCCGATGAAGCCCGGAACAGTGCGAAACCAGCTGCGCCGAGCCCGCAGCCGAGCGAGTCTGCCGCACCAAGCACACAGCCCAGCACGTCGACGCCAGCGCCCACGCCCTCGGCCACCGTGGAGAGCGATGACGAGGCCTACACCGCAGGCCAATCCACGGATGATCTTCAATCCGTCTGCTCAGTGAGCTGA
- a CDS encoding TIGR03089 family protein — translation MFSDVFTRPSPAPLITYYEGDARIELSGVTFSNWVMKTANFFDDLGGESNEALALGLADTHPGHWVSLIWAAATWFAGGHVVAGVPEGAAFAVVGPDDARRGGVTVACSLHPLGLGFDATPPGCADYADVLAQPDVAVEGMPSPTNPAWGDRSYADLDHVEGRSDRLLFSQPTNSWEFLRDALAAPLLGGGSSVITVGLDAERVREIAVAEKASISEA, via the coding sequence ATGTTCTCCGACGTGTTCACTCGCCCGAGCCCCGCCCCACTCATCACCTACTACGAGGGGGACGCCCGCATCGAGCTGTCCGGCGTCACCTTCTCGAACTGGGTAATGAAGACGGCCAACTTCTTCGACGATCTTGGCGGCGAGAGCAACGAGGCCCTCGCGCTCGGCTTGGCCGACACCCACCCCGGCCACTGGGTGTCGCTGATCTGGGCGGCGGCCACCTGGTTTGCTGGCGGGCACGTCGTCGCGGGAGTCCCGGAAGGTGCCGCGTTCGCGGTGGTCGGCCCGGATGATGCCCGACGGGGTGGCGTCACCGTCGCGTGCTCGTTACATCCGCTCGGGCTCGGATTCGACGCCACTCCCCCCGGTTGCGCCGACTACGCCGACGTGCTCGCCCAGCCCGACGTCGCCGTCGAGGGCATGCCATCCCCCACCAACCCGGCCTGGGGCGACCGTTCCTACGCCGACCTCGACCACGTCGAGGGACGTTCCGATCGACTCCTGTTCAGCCAGCCGACGAACAGCTGGGAGTTCCTACGCGACGCGCTCGCCGCGCCACTGCTGGGCGGCGGTTCCAGCGTCATCACCGTCGGCCTCGACGCGGAGCGCGTGCGCGAGATCGCCGTCGCTGAGAAGGCTTCGATCAGCGAGGCGTGA
- a CDS encoding mannose-1-phosphate guanylyltransferase, producing the protein MRYVVIMAGGSGTRLWPLSRKGRPKQLLDMFEGKSLLRLAWERLEGLVPSGQVLVCTGRDYADDVREQIPELLPENLLGEPVGRDSLNAVAWSAAVLAQRDPDAVVAMVTADQIITPVERFQAALQRAFDTAEQHPDALCTLGVVPTSPHTGYGYLHRADEVEPGVFRISEFKEKPSADVAERYLESGEYWWNAGMFVWRASTLLAQLDQLVPENAEKIRRIAREPETLDELFPTLTKTSVDYAIMEPASTGQTGAQVVSVPLEVEWKDVGGYVSYAELLPRDADGNARRGATVTMDSSGCIVLNMTGSDHVVATLGLERQLVVVTHQATLVASLDDLENVKALVAKVAEEYGAELA; encoded by the coding sequence ATGCGTTACGTCGTCATCATGGCCGGCGGGTCCGGCACCCGTCTGTGGCCGCTGTCGCGAAAGGGCCGCCCGAAGCAGCTCCTGGACATGTTCGAGGGGAAGTCGTTGCTGCGGTTGGCGTGGGAGCGGCTCGAAGGACTAGTGCCGTCTGGGCAGGTGCTGGTGTGCACAGGTAGGGACTACGCCGACGACGTCCGCGAGCAGATCCCGGAGCTCTTGCCCGAGAACCTCCTTGGGGAACCTGTGGGCCGCGACTCGCTCAACGCGGTGGCGTGGTCGGCAGCGGTGTTGGCGCAGCGCGACCCAGATGCGGTGGTGGCGATGGTCACCGCCGACCAGATCATCACCCCCGTCGAGCGCTTCCAAGCCGCGCTGCAACGCGCTTTCGACACCGCGGAACAGCACCCCGACGCGCTGTGCACCCTGGGCGTGGTGCCCACCTCGCCGCACACCGGATACGGCTACCTCCACCGTGCCGATGAAGTGGAGCCGGGCGTATTTCGTATCAGTGAGTTTAAAGAGAAGCCGAGCGCCGACGTCGCGGAACGTTACCTCGAATCCGGCGAGTACTGGTGGAACGCAGGCATGTTCGTGTGGCGCGCCAGCACGCTCCTCGCGCAGCTCGACCAGTTGGTGCCGGAGAACGCGGAGAAGATCCGACGGATCGCCCGCGAGCCCGAAACGCTCGACGAGCTCTTCCCGACGTTGACGAAGACATCGGTGGATTACGCGATTATGGAGCCAGCCTCCACGGGCCAGACCGGCGCGCAGGTGGTAAGCGTGCCGCTCGAGGTGGAGTGGAAGGATGTCGGCGGCTACGTGAGCTATGCCGAGCTGCTCCCGCGCGACGCAGACGGGAACGCCCGCCGTGGCGCCACAGTTACGATGGACTCCTCAGGTTGTATCGTCCTCAACATGACAGGCAGTGACCACGTCGTCGCCACGCTCGGGCTGGAACGGCAGCTCGTCGTGGTGACGCATCAGGCCACGTTGGTGGCCAGCTTGGACGACCTCGAGAACGTGAAAGCCCTCGTCGCGAAGGTGGCCGAGGAGTATGGAGCCGAATTGGCATGA
- a CDS encoding DUF5719 family protein, translating to MKLHVLPVAVVAAGAATALGISLISPVPVDRDSQVTPPLESRVYCQPLGEGELLASGQGKVVTAQVGGEESAPSDAVREPVKALTTVRGIAPTGGVLGADGIWAPCQAPATSGTVLWPDASRAELRLTNPDATDASVDLILTGPDGEISAVGARDITLSPGQTRQVAVSVLARGVDGPVVAHWSTSRGRALAVGVTAGTVHFASPSTTPATKRTLPGLARGGKPTVLIANPGEQRATASVAFHGPSSTFTPTGGEEISIPGHSVVTVALDSGTAGEPGAFTVESDVPVAASLHSTTGDASATSGGAAQDSALTGVVPAESTLQLTNLGANRTKATVSLGGAEQDVVVEPGTTGTLPVPGEGAVAVSVAADQPLVGAAVTKKGAAVVPLGAGTVVEAKPLTAKLDPTLR from the coding sequence ATGAAGCTGCACGTCTTGCCCGTTGCCGTGGTTGCTGCAGGGGCGGCGACTGCGCTGGGTATCAGCCTGATCTCGCCCGTCCCGGTCGATCGCGACTCGCAGGTTACGCCGCCGCTCGAGAGCCGGGTCTACTGCCAACCGCTCGGCGAGGGTGAACTCCTGGCCTCTGGGCAAGGGAAGGTCGTCACCGCGCAGGTGGGCGGTGAGGAGAGCGCCCCGAGCGACGCGGTTCGCGAACCCGTGAAGGCACTCACCACCGTCCGCGGCATCGCGCCCACGGGCGGCGTGCTCGGGGCCGACGGGATCTGGGCGCCCTGCCAAGCCCCCGCCACGAGCGGCACGGTGCTGTGGCCCGATGCGTCGAGGGCCGAACTGCGGCTGACGAACCCCGACGCCACCGACGCCTCCGTCGACCTCATCCTCACCGGACCCGACGGCGAAATCAGCGCCGTGGGCGCGCGCGACATCACGCTCTCACCAGGGCAAACGCGTCAGGTGGCCGTGTCCGTGCTGGCCCGCGGCGTCGATGGTCCGGTGGTTGCTCACTGGTCGACGAGCCGTGGCCGAGCGCTCGCCGTCGGCGTGACCGCGGGCACCGTGCACTTCGCAAGCCCCTCGACGACGCCTGCCACCAAGCGCACGCTGCCCGGCCTGGCACGCGGGGGGAAGCCGACGGTGCTGATCGCTAACCCCGGAGAGCAGCGCGCCACGGCCAGCGTGGCCTTCCATGGGCCATCCAGCACGTTCACACCCACGGGCGGCGAGGAGATCTCGATCCCGGGGCACTCCGTCGTGACGGTAGCGCTCGACTCGGGCACCGCAGGCGAGCCCGGCGCGTTCACCGTCGAGAGTGATGTGCCGGTGGCTGCGTCGCTGCACTCGACGACGGGTGACGCCTCTGCGACTAGTGGGGGCGCGGCACAGGATTCCGCGCTGACCGGCGTTGTGCCCGCGGAATCCACACTGCAGCTCACCAACCTGGGCGCGAATCGAACGAAGGCGACAGTGTCGCTCGGCGGCGCTGAGCAGGACGTCGTCGTGGAGCCTGGCACCACCGGGACGCTGCCGGTGCCGGGCGAGGGCGCGGTTGCGGTGAGTGTCGCCGCTGACCAGCCGCTCGTTGGCGCGGCGGTGACGAAGAAGGGTGCGGCAGTGGTGCCACTGGGTGCGGGCACCGTCGTGGAGGCGAAGCCCCTCACTGCCAAGCTCGACCCGACCCTGCGTTAA